The Planctellipticum variicoloris DNA window TCGCCGTCGACGGGACCGTGCTGTCGGCCTTGCCGCAGATCGCCGCCCGGCTGGGACGCGGTTCTCAAGGCCAGTGGCGGCTGCACACCCAGCTTCGCATTCACGACCAGAGGGTCGTGGCCTCGACCCTCACCGAGGAGCCGGCCAAAGGGCCGCACTCCGAGCGCGCCGTCACGCTCCAGCAGATCCAGGCCCGCGAACCGCAACCCGCCGGTGCGCCGGGAGACCTTTATATTCTGGACCGGGGCTATCGCTCGGCCGTGGTGTTCAACGAACTGGTCGAAGCCCGCTGCGACTACGTCTGCCGGCTCAATCGCGGGGACGGTCGCGTGGTCGAGGGACCGGTCAACGACGCGAACGGTCATGCGGTTCAACTCCCCGCGCTCACCGAAGCCGATCGCGCCGCGGGGGTCGTGGCGGATGAACTGATCGCGCTGGGCGGCGGCAGCGGAGCCAGTCCCGCAAGAACCAATCACGTCGTGCGGCGGATCACCGTCGAGCCAGTGCCCGGTCGACCAAGTTCGGCAAGGCAGGGGCGGCTTCGCAGCGACCAGACCGGGCGGGAAGGCCTGATCCTGGCCACGACGCTGCTGGATCTCCCGGCCGAACAGGTGGTGCTAATCTATGAATGCCGGTGGCAGATCGAGCTGTTCTTCCGGTTTCTGAAGCAGGTGCTGGGCTGCCAGCAACTGCTCTCGGCGAAGACGCGGGGCGTGGAGATCCAGCTCTACTGTTCGCTGCTCGCCGGGCTGCTCCTGGCCCTGGCGACGGGAGGCAACCTGTCGCGTCGAGCGTATGAAATGGTCTGTCTCTACATGACCGGCTGGGCCGACGACGAAGAACTCCTCGCCGCCTTCCCCCAGCCGCCATAGATTATGCAAGCACCGTGCCGAACGAGATTGGGCGGGAGCCTGCCCTACGCTGCCAACCCGAGAATCAGGGTTGTTTGGAAAATCTTCGTTTTCCCTCGCCACTAACCACTAGCCACTTCTTCCATCACTTCTTTTGTTCAATGAGCCGCATCAGCCGGGACGTCGGCACCGCCGCTTTGACGACCATCTGCAGCGGGGAATCGTCGCGTGCGATTTCTTCGTCGCCTGGATAGACGACGGCGGTGGTCATCGTCGCGATCCCCACAACGTTCCCCTGGCGATTGAGCACTGGACCGCCGCTGGAGCCATACGCAAACTCGGCGGTGATGGACATCCAGTAGGTCAGCTCCCGGCGTTCTCGCAAGGTGTAGTAGCGCGTAATCGACCCCTGGGTGTACGTGTAAAAGGCGTCGGCCGGATGGCTGAGCACGCCGACCCAGGCCCCGACGGGCTCGTGCAATTCGACGGCCAGCGGCGTCAGCCCCGCGGCGTCGATCCTGATGATCGCCAGGTCTTCGACAATGTCGCAGGCCAGCAGGTCGGTGACCGGATGCACTCGGCCGTCGTGCGTGCAGACGCCAAAGAACTCCTCGCCGATGTCCAGAAACATATGGCAATTGGTGACCAGGACGCCGTCGGCGGACAGCACCCAGGCGGTTCCCATGCTGACATCTTCCCAGCGCGGCCGGTCGTCGTTGACGTACTCGACCGAACCGATCGCCAGCGTGCTCTGCAGTGCCCGTCGGTAGATTTCCTCAGGGGACAAGGTCTTGTCGGCGGCGGGGGGGAGCGTCAGGCTGCATTTTCCGGGTTTGATTTTCGCTTTTAATTCCGTCGGGGCCAGACATTTGCCCGCCTTGGCCAGCTTGCCGAGGCGATTGGCAAAATTGCGGACGAACTCCCGGTCATCCTGGTAGGGCGGTTCGGTTCTCGGAACGGGATCCTCGGCCCGCAGCGCCGGAGCTGCGACGATCAGCAGCATCCACGGAACGAGGAACCAGGGAGACGGTCGGTTCTGACGAACTGGCGACATCAATCTGACTCCCGGGAAGAGGCGGCATTCGGGCAAGCTGTCGGACACGCCGACAGCGATGATTGGATCAGGCTTCGTTCAAAGGAGGAAGCCCTCTCCGCGGGCAGACCTCCAGCAGCGGACATTCCCCGCAGCGCGGCCGACGGGCGATGCAGATTCTGCGGCCGTGGTGGATCAGCCGGTGGGCGAAGTTGACCCACTCCGAGCTGGGCAGCAGTTCCATCAGATCTCGCTCGATGTGCTCAGGATTGGCGCTGGCGGTCAGTCCGAGGAGATTCGTGATGCGTTTCACGTGCGTATCGACGACCACCCCCGTTGCAATTCCAAACGCGGTCCCTAGCAGCACATTGGCCGTCTTGCGTCCCACGCCGGGCAGCCGAGTCAACTCTTCGATAGTACGGGGCAGTTCGCCGCCGAAGTCGTCGACCAGCCCCCGGGCCATTCCGATCAGGTTGGTGGCTTTCGCCCGGAAGAACCCGGTACTCCGGATGATCTCCTCCAGCTCGGTCTGGTCCGCAGCGGCCAGCGCGGGAGCGTCTGGAAACCGCCGGAACAGTTCCGGAGTCACCATGTTGACTCGTTCGTCCGTGCACTGCGCCGAGAGGATCGTCGCTGCCAGCAACTGAAATGGATTGGTATGGTGCAGGGCGCATTCGGCGACGGGATAGGTCGCCGCGAGGCGGCGAGCGATTTCCAGCGCCCGCGCCTTGCGGGCGATTTTCGATTCGCGCATGCGGGGCGCGGCCATCCGGAGTCCTTCTGATACGGGATTCACAATCGATAATGGGCAGCCGCCTGGTGACGACTCCGGCTTGCGGACGATCCGTTCTTGCGTCAACTTGTCGCAGAAGTTGCGACTGACCGGCGACAACTGGCGACAGCGTACTAGAATTCTGGAGGCTGGCGTCAGTCTGACAAGGGTGACGCGGCAATTCGCCGACGTGGCGGAACGCGCTGGCGAACAGGAACGATCTTTACCGTCAGGATGGCAATGCATGACTGATGCTGGCTTTCTCGATCCTGCACTATTGGACTTTTCCGGGCTGGCGCCGCTCTTTCCGTTGCCGAACGTGGTCCTGTTTCCCTATGCCGTGCTGCCGCTCCACATTTTCGAACCCCGGTATCGCCAGATGACCGCCGATGCACTCGCGGGCGAAGGCTACCTCGCCATGGCGCTGCGGAGGTCCGCAGGACCGGAAGAGCCCAGTGACGGCCAGCCAGCCATCCACGATGTCGTCGGACTGGGAAAAATCATTGCGCACGAGCGGTTGCCGGACGGCCGTTATTACCTCTTTCTGCGCGGACTGGCGCGGGCGCGCGTTCTGCGGGAAGTGGAGAGCGACCGGCTCTATCGAGTCGGGAAACTGAAACTCTGTCCGGAGACCACTCCCGAACTGCCGGTTGACGAATGTGAGCGACGGTGTCAGACACTGATGCAGTTCGGCAGGAAACTCCTCCCTAAATCCGATCTCGACGACGTCTTTCGCCACGCACTCGCGATGCCGGTCCCGCTGGCCGCCGTTTGCGACATTCTCGCGGCGGCTCTGCCGCTCCCGGCTCCCGTTCTGCAGACCTTGCAGGACGAGCTCCGTGCGGATCTGCGCAGCGCCCATCTGCTGCAACTCCTGCGGCATCTGCAGGGGGATTCGCGTCCCGATCCGCAACTCACGTTTCCACCGACATTCAGCCCGAACTGATCACGGGTCGCCAGTCAGGCCCGAGCGTTTGCTCTTTATCGTTTCGGCGGTCAGAATCGGTTCCGTCTCGGGATCCAGAATTCAGCAGGTCAGTGACTCTCCATGGCGCAATCGCTCGATTTGAAGCAGTACATCCGCAACGTACCCGACTTTCCGAAGCCGGGGATTATGTTCCGCGACATCACGCCCCTCCTCGCCTCGCCGGTCGCGTTTCGGCATGCCCTTGATCTCATCGCCGAGCGCTATGCGGACGCCAAGCCGACGGCGATTCTGGGGGCCGAGTCGCGCGGCTTCATCTTCGCCGCTCCGCTCGCCGTCCGGCTCGGTGCGTCGTTCATTCCGATTCGCAAGCCCGGCAAACTCCCCTGGCAGACTCGGCGGCTCGACTACGACCTCGAGTACGGCAGCGACGGGCTCGAAATGCACATCGACGCCTTCCAGCCCGGCAGCCGCGTGCTGCTCGTCGACGACCTGCTGGCGACCGGCGGCACCATCGACGCCTGCACGAAGCTCGCCGAGGGCTCCGGAGCCGAAATCGTCGGCCTGGCCTTCCTGATCGAGCTGACCTTCCTCAAAGGCCGGGACCGCCTCGGCAACCACGACATCTTCAGCCTGATCCAGTACCACGGCGAAGACTAGGTGCGTGACCGCACGGGACGGTCGCGGATCGGCATGGGTTAGTCCATGCGCCTCAATAGCCGCGGGATCCCGTCAACATGAAAATCGCAAGTCGGAAGGGGGGAGGGCACTCTTGTTTGCGATTTGTCGGGCGACGGCCGCACCTGCATTTTCCTCACTTGCCACTCACCACTAATCACTCGCCACTTCCTACCGCCCCTTTCCGTGGGCGGTGTCGCTCTGCCCCTTGAGCGTGGAGAGATACTCCACCAGATCCCGCAGATCGGCCTTGGAGATCTTCTTGATCAAGTCTTCCGGCATGCCGGACTTGCCGGTGGCCCGCTCGTCGATGTCTTTCTTGTTGACTTTGATGGTCTCGCCCATCGAGTTCATGAGCTGCACGGTATCGGCGTCTTCCTGCTTGACGATCCCCGTGTGGACTTTGCCGTCGTCCATGGCAAAGACCACGGTTTCGAAGCCCTTGGCGATCTGGCGACTCGGGTCGACGATCGCTTCGACCAGGTACTCGCGGCTCTTGTCGAGTCCGATCTTCGACAGATCGGGACCGACTTCGCCCCCATTGCCGGCGATTTTGTGGCAGCGACGGCAGGAAACCTCGCTGCGGGACAGAAAAATTTCCCGACCCCGTTCGACGTCGCCACCTTCCAGGGCTTCACGATACTCCCGGAGCGGGTCGGCGGCCTTGCGACGCTTTGAAAATGCTTCGGACCGCGTCTGCAGGTCGGGCGTCTGGCGGGCCTCGGCGGCGAGGAGCAGGTCGAGCTGGACTCCGGCCGGCGACTTCCCGGCGAGCATCCGGTCGAACCAGTCGGCGAGGACTTTGTCCGCTTCCGGGCGTTTCAGGCTGGCGAGGACGGAGATCGACGACTGCTGCTCCGCCAGCGGCGCCTCGTGCATCGTCTTCGCAAGCTCTGGGATCGCCCGCTCCGGATCGAGTCCCGTCAGCACCCGTCGGGCCTCGCTCCGGACGACGGATGCCTGGTCCGTCAGGCCTTCGTCGACGACCGTCAGGAGGTCGCCGCTCTTGAGGGATTCGAGCGCCTTCAGAGATGCCACGCGGCCGGAGGCCGGGCTGGCGACATCCCGGAAGATCCCGATCAGAAACGGCTCGACGTCCTTGATTCCGTATCGCCCCGCCAGTTTCGCGCCAAGTTCTCGCAGCGATTCCGGTCCGGCGAAAATGGCGCCCAGAACGGGGCGGATGGCCTGCGCCACGTCGACGGAGCGTTCGGGCAGGGGGCGATAGTCCCCGAGCACCCGGCCGAGCGGATCGGGCTTGTTCCAGTCCAGCAGTTCCTGCACGGCTTCAATTCTCACCGGCTCCGGAGCCGAGGCGTCAGCCGCGACGCCGGCGACCGCCTGAGCGTTCTCCAGCGCGCCGAGCTGATAGTTCGCACTGATCACTCGGCGGAGCAGGGGGTCGCTGAGTCCCGGCTGCCCTGCGAGCTTCGCCAGGGCCGGCAATCCGGCGGCGACAGGGACGTCGTGAATGGCTCGCGCGGCTTCCAGCACGATCAACGGATCGGTGTCGTTCAGGAACGCGGTCAGGCCAGGGTGTTGCAGCCGTCGGAGCGCGATGACGGCGCCCATCCGGACGGGCGCCGTGACGTGGCCGGCCAGTTCCGCCAGTGCTTCGGCATCTTCGGCCTTCGCCAGGCCGAAGGATGCGGCATGGCGGAGGACCGGGTCGGCGTCGTTGTTCTCAGCCAGGACAGTGATCAGTGACCTGAAGACATCGCGCGACTGGAAGCCGCGGGCCGCGATGGCAGCCAGTGAGCGGATGCGCTGGCTTTCGTCCTTCAGCAGCAGATCGATCGTCCGGTCGGCCCCGGTCCACGGGGCGTCGGTCAGGATTCGGGCAAGCTGCGCACGAATCTCAACCTGGGGATCGGAGGCCAGCGCCAGCAGCGGTTCCACGCGGGCCGGCTCAGCACGAACGATTTGTCCCACGCCCCAGATGGCATGAACGCGGGCATGCAAGGAGGAATTCTCAATTGCGTTCGCGGTCAGCTCCGCCAGCGCCCGGCGGTCCGCGAGTTCGAACTGCGCCCGCTGGCGGATGCGGTAGTCCGGATGGGACAGAAGGCCGATCAGCTCGGCGACCGGGCGATCCGCGAAACCCTCCCGCATGAGCCGGCCGACCTGCTGGACGACGTCGGAATTCCCGTGCTGCTCGTCGCGGAAGCGGTACATCCGCCCTTTGCCTTCTCCTTCCCAGCCATCGACCCAGTCGGACAGGTAAAGGCCGCCGTCATAGCCGAAGTCGACGTCCGTGGCGAGGACGGACCAGATGAACTCGTGGGCGTCGTCCATCTCGAAAGAAGCCCCCTTCGTCTCCAGCGAGAATGAGCGAACGCCGCTGTTGGCGGGCGAGCCGCGGAAATCGGCCAGGAAAAAGTGGCCGCGGTAACGGTCGGCGAGACCGACGCCGGGGTAGTGCGCCAGGCCCGATGGGCCGTCGGCGAAATTGGCGATTGGCGGCACAATGTAGGCCGCCTGCCCGGCGTGGGCGGGATGCCAGAGCTTTTCACGATTCCAGGGGCCGCGGTCGTTGAGGTACTGGTAGTACATCCGCCAGCCCGTTTCACCACCCTGCACGACGTAGACCCAGCGGGCGCGGTCGCCGCCGTCGGAGTTGTTGTCGCCGGTAAAGAGGTTGCCGAACTCGTCGAAGGCCAGTTCCTGCGGATTTCGCAGGCCGGTTGCAAAGACTTCGAGGTTCGAGCCGTCCCGTTCGCAGCGGAAGACGGCTCCTTGATCGGGGAGCGCGAACAGTCCCTGCGGCGTTTCGACGTGAAAGCCTCGGTCGCCGATGCTGAAATAAATCCGACCGTCCGGACCGAGGACCAGACCGTGCATATCGTGCCCCCGGAAGGCGACCCGGACGCCGAAGCCGTCGTAGAGAGGTTTCCGCACGTCGGCTGCCCCGTCGCCGTCCGAGTCCTGGAGCAGCCAGAGTTTGGGGATGCAGGTGTAGTAGACGTTGCCGTTCCAGGCGAGGACGCCGGCTCCGGTTCCGTCCGCGATCTGGTTGAAGCCCTCGGCAAAAACCGTCGACTTCTCGAACTGACCGTCTCCGTCGACGTCGGTCAGCAGACGGATGCGGTCGTGTTCTTTCGCGTACTCGGCGACGCGGTCTCCCTGGTGTTTCCGGAAGAAGGCGACGCGGTCATCAACCGTCTGGGCGGCGAGATCGTCCAGCAGCCATTTCATGTGGCTCCGGTTGTCTTCGACCCCCTTGGACTGGCGGAAGGTCTCGCAGACGAAGATCCGTCCCTGCTCGTCGATGCCGAAGGCGACGGGATTGGCGAGCTGAGGCTCGGCCGCGATGAGCCGGCCCGTCATCCCCTCGACGAGGCGGAATCGCTGCAGGGCGACTTCACCGTCGTTGGAGGCCTCGGCGATTTTCGGTGCATACGGCTCGTC harbors:
- a CDS encoding IS4 family transposase, whose protein sequence is MAEKGLTEEERRELIGPLAGTVLLRRIFPLLQRLAPCGTERDTARNRQLFYSQYAALLLIGFFNPVLKSARALVAASGLKKVQQLAGGQKVSAGAFSEASSVFDPSLLEGLVHELRRQFARHQFRVSRSGRLGRLPNPIVERLVAVDGTVLSALPQIAARLGRGSQGQWRLHTQLRIHDQRVVASTLTEEPAKGPHSERAVTLQQIQAREPQPAGAPGDLYILDRGYRSAVVFNELVEARCDYVCRLNRGDGRVVEGPVNDANGHAVQLPALTEADRAAGVVADELIALGGGSGASPARTNHVVRRITVEPVPGRPSSARQGRLRSDQTGREGLILATTLLDLPAEQVVLIYECRWQIELFFRFLKQVLGCQQLLSAKTRGVEIQLYCSLLAGLLLALATGGNLSRRAYEMVCLYMTGWADDEELLAAFPQPP
- a CDS encoding S1 family peptidase; translation: MSPVRQNRPSPWFLVPWMLLIVAAPALRAEDPVPRTEPPYQDDREFVRNFANRLGKLAKAGKCLAPTELKAKIKPGKCSLTLPPAADKTLSPEEIYRRALQSTLAIGSVEYVNDDRPRWEDVSMGTAWVLSADGVLVTNCHMFLDIGEEFFGVCTHDGRVHPVTDLLACDIVEDLAIIRIDAAGLTPLAVELHEPVGAWVGVLSHPADAFYTYTQGSITRYYTLRERRELTYWMSITAEFAYGSSGGPVLNRQGNVVGIATMTTAVVYPGDEEIARDDSPLQMVVKAAVPTSRLMRLIEQKK
- the nth gene encoding endonuclease III, whose protein sequence is MAAPRMRESKIARKARALEIARRLAATYPVAECALHHTNPFQLLAATILSAQCTDERVNMVTPELFRRFPDAPALAAADQTELEEIIRSTGFFRAKATNLIGMARGLVDDFGGELPRTIEELTRLPGVGRKTANVLLGTAFGIATGVVVDTHVKRITNLLGLTASANPEHIERDLMELLPSSEWVNFAHRLIHHGRRICIARRPRCGECPLLEVCPRRGLPPLNEA
- a CDS encoding LON peptidase substrate-binding domain-containing protein, with the protein product MTDAGFLDPALLDFSGLAPLFPLPNVVLFPYAVLPLHIFEPRYRQMTADALAGEGYLAMALRRSAGPEEPSDGQPAIHDVVGLGKIIAHERLPDGRYYLFLRGLARARVLREVESDRLYRVGKLKLCPETTPELPVDECERRCQTLMQFGRKLLPKSDLDDVFRHALAMPVPLAAVCDILAAALPLPAPVLQTLQDELRADLRSAHLLQLLRHLQGDSRPDPQLTFPPTFSPN
- a CDS encoding adenine phosphoribosyltransferase → MAQSLDLKQYIRNVPDFPKPGIMFRDITPLLASPVAFRHALDLIAERYADAKPTAILGAESRGFIFAAPLAVRLGASFIPIRKPGKLPWQTRRLDYDLEYGSDGLEMHIDAFQPGSRVLLVDDLLATGGTIDACTKLAEGSGAEIVGLAFLIELTFLKGRDRLGNHDIFSLIQYHGED
- a CDS encoding PVC-type heme-binding CxxCH protein; protein product: MPGLPLRFAAAVLALGLLNSCLHADEPYAPKIAEASNDGEVALQRFRLVEGMTGRLIAAEPQLANPVAFGIDEQGRIFVCETFRQSKGVEDNRSHMKWLLDDLAAQTVDDRVAFFRKHQGDRVAEYAKEHDRIRLLTDVDGDGQFEKSTVFAEGFNQIADGTGAGVLAWNGNVYYTCIPKLWLLQDSDGDGAADVRKPLYDGFGVRVAFRGHDMHGLVLGPDGRIYFSIGDRGFHVETPQGLFALPDQGAVFRCERDGSNLEVFATGLRNPQELAFDEFGNLFTGDNNSDGGDRARWVYVVQGGETGWRMYYQYLNDRGPWNREKLWHPAHAGQAAYIVPPIANFADGPSGLAHYPGVGLADRYRGHFFLADFRGSPANSGVRSFSLETKGASFEMDDAHEFIWSVLATDVDFGYDGGLYLSDWVDGWEGEGKGRMYRFRDEQHGNSDVVQQVGRLMREGFADRPVAELIGLLSHPDYRIRQRAQFELADRRALAELTANAIENSSLHARVHAIWGVGQIVRAEPARVEPLLALASDPQVEIRAQLARILTDAPWTGADRTIDLLLKDESQRIRSLAAIAARGFQSRDVFRSLITVLAENNDADPVLRHAASFGLAKAEDAEALAELAGHVTAPVRMGAVIALRRLQHPGLTAFLNDTDPLIVLEAARAIHDVPVAAGLPALAKLAGQPGLSDPLLRRVISANYQLGALENAQAVAGVAADASAPEPVRIEAVQELLDWNKPDPLGRVLGDYRPLPERSVDVAQAIRPVLGAIFAGPESLRELGAKLAGRYGIKDVEPFLIGIFRDVASPASGRVASLKALESLKSGDLLTVVDEGLTDQASVVRSEARRVLTGLDPERAIPELAKTMHEAPLAEQQSSISVLASLKRPEADKVLADWFDRMLAGKSPAGVQLDLLLAAEARQTPDLQTRSEAFSKRRKAADPLREYREALEGGDVERGREIFLSRSEVSCRRCHKIAGNGGEVGPDLSKIGLDKSREYLVEAIVDPSRQIAKGFETVVFAMDDGKVHTGIVKQEDADTVQLMNSMGETIKVNKKDIDERATGKSGMPEDLIKKISKADLRDLVEYLSTLKGQSDTAHGKGR